The Candidatus Zixiibacteriota bacterium sequence GGTGCTGGGGGGAGGCGAAGATCGTCTCCCCCCAGCTATTATACTCGTCAAATCCGCAAAGGATTTACATGCCCATCGGGCACTTTTTGCCCTTCGCCTCGTAAGCCTTGCAAATCTCGGCCGTGATATTCATCACGCGCGACTTGATCGACTCGATCTTGGTGCGGGCAACCAAGTACTTACCGCCGTTGAAGTCGCCTTCGGCAACGGTAAATTCGGAACCCAGATTGGTCAGGTCGTTCTTAATCAGTTCCAGCTCGGCCTTATTGTCCTTGCCCATCGGCGCCTTGCCCAGGAGCACCATCGCGGAATCCAGCAGGCCCTTGGCCTCGGCCATCATCCCGGTGACTTCCTGCTTGACGCGCTCTTTTTCGGCATTGGCCTGGTTGATCACGTCGGCAGTCATGCCGGTCACGCGCTCAAACATCGCCTTGGATTCGCCATAGCTGCGGAAAAGTGCGAACTTGCCATCCTGTTCGGTCTTCATCGCCATCGCCGCGTTCAAGCTGTCGGTCAGCATGCGGAAGGCCTGCGGAACGTACTGCTCCGCTTCGGCGGCTTTGACGTTGTTGATCGCGCTCTGCGCGGCCGCCATCTCAGCTTCCGGCGGCTTGCTGCAGCCGGCCATCACCACTAACGAAATGGCGATAACGGCTAACAAGATTTTCTTCATTGTGGTACTTCCTTTCTTCCCCGCCCGACTGGGTCAAAAAAAAAAGGACACGCGAAGCCTGTCCAGCTTTACACCCATCCCGGCGGAGGTCTCTCTGTTTAGTTGATCTATTCTTCTCATTCTCCGGATGACGGCATCCGGACCGTTCCCACTGATTGTTCCAGTTGCGCTCATCAACTCCAAAATCGTGTGCTTGCGCAACCTTTCACAATCCCTCCTTCAATGGGCGCAGAATCTAAAGCGCTCAACAAGGCCTGTCAACAAATATTTTGAGGAACTTTGTCGCAATATCGATCATTGCCGTGCCGGCGGTGTCGACTACAGAAGTATCCCCATGCGGTGAAACTTGACACGTGTAAGCTGTTCAGAATCAAGCGATTCAGGAAAGCAACAACGGGTGCGAGCTCGTTCGCACCCGTGTTGGAACACCTGCCGACGTCGCTGCCGGCTTTCGTTTATGCCGTCGCCGACAAGTGTCGTTCCTTGGCTCTTAAAAGGGAAGCATTTGCAGCGAAGTAAGCTGCATTTCGGTGTCATTAATCATATCGCCCTTGGCGTAGCCACGGAAACAGACCTGGAAGTCAGCCAATTCAACCTCTTCGCCCTGCATTCCGAGCAGAACTGTGTTTTCGTCAATATGCCCGGTCAGAATCGACCCGCCCGCAAGGGGCATGAGCTGGATGGTGCTGTTCGCCAGATTCGGGGTCAGCAGCAGCACTTCGAATTCAACCAGACTGGAGACTTCTTCAACGGCGGGCCCGCTGTCTTTGACCGCCGTGGTGACCGCTTGACCCTGGTTTCCGGCGCTGCCGAGGCTGGCGACCGGCGCGGCTTCCGGCGCATAGGGGGCTTCATTCGAGCAACCCCAGAGCGACGTCAGTAGCATGATTCCTGTGGCCAGACGGCCGAGCGATAGTCGAGTGTGGTTCATGGTGTTCCCTCCCAAGCATGTGAAAACTCTGTTGCAGCCGGCAGCAGGCCGAATGAGACTAACATCAATCAGAGATCGACATAGTCCGTGTTCGTACAGGCCAGGATCGAGAATTTCAGTGCTGAGACCGAATTCGACGGCGACCTGATGATTTGGCTGAGCCTGATCCGGGTTGCGCGCCCCTTGACTTTGTCGCCCCTTGTTGCCTACCTTAGCGACTTCGTTACCGGCGGTCGAGGTTGACCGTCGAAAACCGGGCAATCTCCATCAGGAAGCAGGCAATGAGCGAGAAATATATCTTCACGATGTTGCGGCTGGACAAATACTATGGCCAGAAGCAAGTACTCAAGAACATCAATCTGAGTTTCTATCCGGGCGCCAAGATCGGCATCGTCGGCGAGAACGGCTCCGGCAAGTCGACGGTTTTGCGGATTATGGCCGGCCTTGACGATCAGTTTCAAGGCACAGCCCAACTGCTCGGCAATTTCCGTTCCGGCATTGTTCTGCAGGAACCGCTGCTTGAGGAGACGCTCACAGTCCGCCAATCGGTGGAGCAGGCGTTTGGTGAGATTACGTCCAAGCTCAATGAGTACAACGAGATAACGACCAAGATGGGTGAACCGCTGGACGACGATCAAATGACCAAGTTGATGGAGCGGATGGGGGTTCTGCAAGAGCAGTTGGATGCGTTGGATGCCTGGAATCTTGACGTGCACATCCGGGTGGCTGCCGACGCACTTTGCCTGCCGGACGATGACCGAGTTGTCGGTACACTTTCGGGCGGCGAGAAGCGCCGGGTGGCCTTGTGCAAAGCGCTGCTCGAGCGGCCCGACTTGCTGCTCCTGGACGAACCGACCAACCATCTGGACGCCGAGACCGTGGATTGGCTGGAGGAGCAGTTGCGCGACTACCCCGGCACGGTCATCATTGTGACGCACGACCGCTATTTCCTCGACAATATCACCAAGTGGATTCTCGAGCTGGATGGTGGCCGCGGCATTCCCTATTCGGGCAATTATACATCGTGGCTGGAGCAGAAGCTGGAGCGGCTGGCCGGCGAGGAGAAAAAGGACACGCCGCGATCGCGCATGCTGCAGCGGGAACTGGCCTGGATCAAGATGACCAACAAGGACCGGCAGCAATTGTCGCGTTCGCGTATCATCGAGTACGAGCAGCTGGTGGCGCGCGAGGAGGCTGCGGCCAAGGAAGGTGGCGGCAATATTGTCATTGCGCCCGGGCCGGAACTGGGTGATCAGGTGATCACTTTCGACAAGGTTGCCAAGCAGTACGGCGACCGCGTGATCTTCAAAGATGTCAGTTTCAATGTGCCCCGTTCGGCAATTGTCGGCTTAGTCGGACCGAACGGTACCGGCAAGACGACGATGTTCCGCCTGATCGTCGACCAGGAAAAGCCGACGGCCGGCGAAGTCAAGGTCGGCAGCACGGTGCAACTGGCGTACGTCGATCAGGAGCGCGATACGCTGACCGGTGCACAAAGTCTGATCGAAGAAGTTGGCGGCGGTGCGGACAATGTCATGCTGGGTAAGATCGAAGTTCCGATCCGGCAGTACCTGGCCCGTTTTGGATTCAAGGGATCGGACCAGCAGAAGACGGTCGGGGAGCTTTCGGGTGGCGAGCGCAACCGCTGTCACTTAGCGAAAGTGCTCAAGTCGGGCGGCAACGTGTTGTTGCTGGACGAACCGACCAACGACCTCGATGTCAACATGCTGCGCAATCTCGAGGAGGCGATCCAGAACTTCACGGGCTGCGTGATGGTGATCAGCCACGATCGTTTCTTCCTGGATCGCGTGTGCACGCACCTGCTGATTTTCGAAGGCGAAGGCCAGGTACGTTGGTTTGAGGGGAACTATCGCGAGTACGAGGATTGGCACAAGCGTGAGCTGGGCGGGCGGCCGTTCGAAAACCGCCGCAATCGGTACCGTAAGATCGTCAAGGCGTAGCTGTTGCGCGGGATCGTGGTCGTGTGTCCAACCCAAGTTTTCGCAAGCAATTCGGGGCAATTTTGCTTACATTGCGTCGAGTTTTCGGGCGACGATGCCCTCGCCCGGCGCCGAACGACGATGCCGAACCAACCCGCCACATATTCCGCCACGATCATGGATCACTTTCTGCATCCGCGCAACGGTGGCATGCTTGCCACACCGACCCTTCGCGTAGCGGTCACCAACGAGCTGTGCGGCGACGAAATGACGATGACGATCAACCTGCGGGATGGCCGGATCAGCGAGGCCCGGTTTCAATCGTTCGGATGTGCGGTGGCGATTGCGACGGCGTCGATGTTGACCGAGGCGATTACGGGAAAGACGCAGGCAGAAGCCGACGTTGCGGCTGCGGCGGTGTTCGCGACGGTCGAACGCGATACCCGCGGCGAGAAGGAACACTGCCGGTCGATGGTGCGTCGCATCTGGGAACAGGCGGCCGAACAAATGCGCAGACTGAGTTAGTTTAGCGATAAGGAGAACCGCCATGGCGGACGTAAAGAAAGAGATCGAGGAGATTATCAAGATCGGCATCAAGACCGAGATTGAGGGCCAGTATTTCTACTCGACGCTGGCGCAGCAGGTAAAAAATCCGGAGGCGCGCAAGAAGATTGAGCAATTGGCGATGGACGAGGTCAACCACGAACGGCGCTTGCGCGAACTGTACAAGCAGTTTGTCGGCCAGGAGGTGACCGATCTCCCACCACAGGGACTGGCAATCTTCAAGAATGCGTTCGGTGACAGACCGCTTGCCGAAGCGGACAAGTTTCGTTTGATTGACCTGGCGATGGAAGCGGAGCGTCTGACCGCCGTGCACTACAAGAACGGCGAAGGCAAGACCAAGGATCCGCAGACGCGCGCCGTATTTGCTGAGTTGGTCGCCGAAGAGGACGGCCACTACGATACGCTGGCCGCCGAGCGTGAAGCCCTGCGCGGCAACATCAACTGGTTTGCCTATGAAGGCTCCCAGATGCTGGAAGAGTAATCTACGAGTCGTCCATCAACGGATGGAAGGAGATCGATATGACTGCGGAAGTGTTTGATATTACCATCATCGGCGGCGGACCGGCCGGGCTGTTCGCCTCGTTCTACGCCGGCCTGCGCGATGCCAGGACGAAGATCATTGAGTCGACCGGTGAACTGGGCGGCGCGCTGATTCACGAGTATCCCGACGAGGTCCTGCGCGATGTTGCCGGTTTCGTGCTGATCACGGCGCGCAAGCTGGCCGAGAATTTCATCGAGCAGGCGACGATGTACGAGCATGTCATTCTCAAGAATGAGACGGTCAGCGCCTGCGAATTCGACAAGGCCGCCAAGGTGTGGACGGTGACGACCGACAAGGGTGCGCACAAGTCCAAAGCCGTCGTCCTGGCGCTGGGATCGCTGGAGAAAGTTCAGAAGAAGAGCAAGGGCTTGATCGAATCGCTCAAGAAGCAGGGGGTCAAGATCAACGAACAGGGGATTGCCGTGGATGCCACGATGAACGCCAGCGTGCCGGGACTTTATGCGTGCGGCGACTTCATCAGCAAGGCCAAGGAGCTGAATTTCATCTCGATGGCGACGGCCGAGGCGGCGATCGCGGTCAATAACGCCAAGAAGTATGTCAACCCCGAGGTTGATACGTTCCCCGGTTACTCGACCGACTTGAAAAAGGACAAGCCCAACTATCACACGAATCCGTTGGCTGATTAGGTCACGGCAATCGGTGAGACATTAGACGGGCGCGGCTTGCCGCGTCCGTTTTGTTGTTGGGGAGCATGGGGGCGACGGTGTGGCGAGGATAGCAGGTTGCCCCACGAAGCGCGTGGAAAGTCGTCATACGGCGAGAGTCGAAGGCGCTTCGCAGGAAGACCTGCCGGAACGATATATGCGAGCGGTGACGATTCCCGCCCCTACAGGT is a genomic window containing:
- a CDS encoding DUF4398 domain-containing protein produces the protein MKKILLAVIAISLVVMAGCSKPPEAEMAAAQSAINNVKAAEAEQYVPQAFRMLTDSLNAAMAMKTEQDGKFALFRSYGESKAMFERVTGMTADVINQANAEKERVKQEVTGMMAEAKGLLDSAMVLLGKAPMGKDNKAELELIKNDLTNLGSEFTVAEGDFNGGKYLVARTKIESIKSRVMNITAEICKAYEAKGKKCPMGM
- the ettA gene encoding energy-dependent translational throttle protein EttA, with the translated sequence MSEKYIFTMLRLDKYYGQKQVLKNINLSFYPGAKIGIVGENGSGKSTVLRIMAGLDDQFQGTAQLLGNFRSGIVLQEPLLEETLTVRQSVEQAFGEITSKLNEYNEITTKMGEPLDDDQMTKLMERMGVLQEQLDALDAWNLDVHIRVAADALCLPDDDRVVGTLSGGEKRRVALCKALLERPDLLLLDEPTNHLDAETVDWLEEQLRDYPGTVIIVTHDRYFLDNITKWILELDGGRGIPYSGNYTSWLEQKLERLAGEEKKDTPRSRMLQRELAWIKMTNKDRQQLSRSRIIEYEQLVAREEAAAKEGGGNIVIAPGPELGDQVITFDKVAKQYGDRVIFKDVSFNVPRSAIVGLVGPNGTGKTTMFRLIVDQEKPTAGEVKVGSTVQLAYVDQERDTLTGAQSLIEEVGGGADNVMLGKIEVPIRQYLARFGFKGSDQQKTVGELSGGERNRCHLAKVLKSGGNVLLLDEPTNDLDVNMLRNLEEAIQNFTGCVMVISHDRFFLDRVCTHLLIFEGEGQVRWFEGNYREYEDWHKRELGGRPFENRRNRYRKIVKA
- a CDS encoding iron-sulfur cluster assembly scaffold protein, whose product is MPNQPATYSATIMDHFLHPRNGGMLATPTLRVAVTNELCGDEMTMTINLRDGRISEARFQSFGCAVAIATASMLTEAITGKTQAEADVAAAAVFATVERDTRGEKEHCRSMVRRIWEQAAEQMRRLS
- a CDS encoding ferritin family protein; the protein is MADVKKEIEEIIKIGIKTEIEGQYFYSTLAQQVKNPEARKKIEQLAMDEVNHERRLRELYKQFVGQEVTDLPPQGLAIFKNAFGDRPLAEADKFRLIDLAMEAERLTAVHYKNGEGKTKDPQTRAVFAELVAEEDGHYDTLAAEREALRGNINWFAYEGSQMLEE
- a CDS encoding FAD-dependent oxidoreductase, encoding MTAEVFDITIIGGGPAGLFASFYAGLRDARTKIIESTGELGGALIHEYPDEVLRDVAGFVLITARKLAENFIEQATMYEHVILKNETVSACEFDKAAKVWTVTTDKGAHKSKAVVLALGSLEKVQKKSKGLIESLKKQGVKINEQGIAVDATMNASVPGLYACGDFISKAKELNFISMATAEAAIAVNNAKKYVNPEVDTFPGYSTDLKKDKPNYHTNPLAD